From the Planctomycetaceae bacterium genome, the window GACACACGGCAGACACCGCTGGGCCTGTACATTCATATTCCGTTTTGTCGCAAACGATGTCGATTTTGCTACTTCCGCGTCTATACCAATCAAAACGCGAAAGCGATCGAAGACTACGTCCAGTCGCTGATTCGCGAAATTGAACTGGTCAGTCAGAAGAGCGCCGTCGCCGGTAGGGAACTTTTGTTTGTTTACTTCGGCGGTGGCACACCTTCCTACCTGAGTTCCAAACAACTGCGTTCGCTGCGTGAGCGCATGAGCGAATTCATCACATGGGAGAATGCAGAAGAAGTGACGTTCGAGTGCGAACCTGGCACGCTGAGTCTCGAGAAACTCCAGACGCTTCGAGACATCGGCGTTACCAGAATCTCCCTGGGCGTCGAAAACTTCGATGACCGGATTCTGGAGGAAAACGGTCGAGCGCATCTGTCGCCGGAAGTATTCCGGGCGTATGACTGGATCCAGCAGGTTGGTTTCTCTCAGGTGAACATCGACCTGATTGCGGGGATGATCGGAGAGAACGACGAAAACTGGCAGAAGTGCATCGACAAAGCTCTGGAAATGAAACCAGATAACATCACCATCTACCAGATGGAACTGCCGTTCAACACCGTCATCTCCAGGGAGATGAAAGAGCAGGGACTGGCCTCTCCGATTGCTGACTGGCCAACGAAACGACGGTGGGTGAATCAGGCCATGGATCAGCTGACTGAGGCCGGATTTCATATCAGCAGCGGTAACGAACTCGTCCGTAACACCGATACAGATCGGTTTGTCTACCGGGATAACGTTTGGCGGGGTTGTGATCTGATCGCAACCGGAGTTTCGTCGTTTGGCCACTTTCAGGGAGTTCACTATCAGAATCTCGACAAGATCGAAGATTACATGGAAACAGTGAACACAGGCGTCTTGCCTATCAATCGTGCCATGTCCCCAACGTCCCATCAGCTCCTGATTCGCGAATTTGTACTCCTGATGAAAGAAGGCTTTGTCGATACAGACCGCATTTCCAAAAAGTACGGAGTAGACGTCCTGAGCGAATTTGCCGTCGCCCTCCAGAACCAGCAAACAGCCGGTTACCTGACGGTGGACGGATCAACCGTTCGGCTCACACGAAAAGGCCTCCTTCAGGTGGACAGCCTGTTGCCCGAGTACTTTGAACCTCAACACCGAGCGGTTCGATACACCTGAGAACGACGGCGTGGGTCTCATTCGGTGACAGACGGAGCGATCCGATGCGGGGCGATGCGTGCCGCAAATCGAACTCGGCCAAAGAAATCTGCTGTTCGGATCTCTGCCGAGATCGACTTTGCTCAGAACGCAGGATAAAGCGAACCGCCTGCGCCGCGCATAAAAAAACCTCACCAGAACGGTGGTGCATCACAACTGTTGACACCCAGAGAAATCATAGGTGGGCACCCGACGCCCGGGTCATGTGATCCGAAACATGGTCGGCGTGACAGTCGGCCGGAATCAGACCGGGTTCCCTGTTGGGTAAAATCTGTAGGGTCAACTTGGTATGCAGCCAGCAGTGCTGGTAGAGGTCATGCACAG encodes:
- a CDS encoding coproporphyrinogen-III oxidase family protein; this encodes MSTAETPQTTEVGSYFISNYPPFSLWTNERVPEVMSVFDKSVEDTRQTPLGLYIHIPFCRKRCRFCYFRVYTNQNAKAIEDYVQSLIREIELVSQKSAVAGRELLFVYFGGGTPSYLSSKQLRSLRERMSEFITWENAEEVTFECEPGTLSLEKLQTLRDIGVTRISLGVENFDDRILEENGRAHLSPEVFRAYDWIQQVGFSQVNIDLIAGMIGENDENWQKCIDKALEMKPDNITIYQMELPFNTVISREMKEQGLASPIADWPTKRRWVNQAMDQLTEAGFHISSGNELVRNTDTDRFVYRDNVWRGCDLIATGVSSFGHFQGVHYQNLDKIEDYMETVNTGVLPINRAMSPTSHQLLIREFVLLMKEGFVDTDRISKKYGVDVLSEFAVALQNQQTAGYLTVDGSTVRLTRKGLLQVDSLLPEYFEPQHRAVRYT